In one Brassica oleracea var. oleracea cultivar TO1000 chromosome C9, BOL, whole genome shotgun sequence genomic region, the following are encoded:
- the LOC106316181 gene encoding uncharacterized protein DDB_G0284459 translates to MSSAQEDLLLTTRHQMLMENHESLKQDYASLEQRFKLVEDLNAMMKPRLQNQNQSKELRLLKDLERERKEKEEYKKMVEVLEATNSELMLKNEELLTALEKQEEEEKRQEEKFDELAKKCDEIEKECSLLKSIYDDGKRLNGRQGKNNVGLEDDVFVVGESHNVVNNNNNTVADAIVLSDESDAETDKHTRESNVNTPLRGVIKQEEESSNGVNSSQVKRSSSSSKAKHPSSSSKAKHPSSSSSSSSSSSSSDVYVVSLKRSRDDGYNKTL, encoded by the exons ATGTCTTCTGCTCAGGAGGACTTGTTGTTGACAACAAGACACCAGATGCTGATGGAGAATCACGAGAGCCTGAAGCAAGACTACGCGAGTCTCGAGCAAAGGTTTAAGCTTGTGGAAGATTTGAATGCGATGATGAAGCCGCGTCTTCAGAATCAGAACCAGTCCAAGGAGCTACGCTTGCTCAAGGATCTCGAGAGGGAGAGGAAGGAGAAGGAAGAGTACAAGAAGATGGTCGAGGTCCTTGAGGCCACGAACAGTGAACTGATGCTCAAGAACGAGGAGCTTTTGACTGCGTTGGAGAAACAAGAGGAGGAGGAGAAGAGGCAGGAGGAGAAGTTTGATGAGTTGGCGAAGAAATGTGATGAGATTGAAAAGGAGTGTTCGCTTTTAAAATCGATCTATGATGATGGTAAGAGACTCAACGGTCGTCAAGGAAAGAACAATGTGGGTTTGGAAGATGATGTCTTTGTGGTGGGTGAGAGTCATAATGTTGTGAACAACAACAACAACACAGTGGCTG ATGCGATTGTGCTCAGTGACGAGAGTGATGCTGAGACTGATAAACACACAAGAGAGAGCAACGTAAACACTCCATTGCGTGGTGTTATAAAACAAGAAGAAGAAAGCAGCAATGGAGTAAACTCATCACAAGTAAAGCGTTCATCATCATCATCAAAAGCAAAGCATCCATCATCATCATCAAAAGCAAAGCATCCATCAAGCTCCTCCTCGTCATCATCATCATCATCATCATCAGATGTATATGTTGTTTCGCTTAAAAGATCCAGGGATGATGGTTATAACAAGACGTTGTAG
- the LOC106318842 gene encoding uncharacterized protein LOC106318842 — MEEEGGNGGSRKRVRPSDEEEKEGETGDGMSLDENETTKLVASDEMELRISQILDKIESFTQTVSNLLDSGKTMLKELSNEFEERLIMIHKEHVEKWQEEIKELRLLDASNEETTSLLHNARILIQNPNIDA; from the exons ATGGAGGAGGAAGGAGGAAACGGAGGGTCTCGGAAACGCGTGAGACCATCT GATGAAGAGGAGAAAGAAGGAGAGACGGGAGATGGAATGAGCCTTGATGAGAATGAGACGACGAAACTTGTTGCTTCTGATGAGATGGAACTTCGCATTTCTCAAATTCTCGACAAGATTGAGAGCTTCACTCAGACT GTTTCTAATCTGCTAGATTCAGGGAAGACAATGCTCAAGGAACTCAGTAACGAATTTGAAGAACGCTTGATCAT GATACACAAGGAACATGTTGAGAAATGGCAGGAGGAGATCAAGGAGTTGCGTTTGCTTGATGCATCAAACGAGGAGACTACTTCCCTCTTGCACAACGCTCGCATTCTGATTCAGAATCCTAACATTGACGCTTAA
- the LOC106318840 gene encoding protein IQ-DOMAIN 1-like isoform X1: MGKKAKWFSSVKKAFSPDSKKSKHKSPESPNGVISNLPPLTENARQSPPPPPPLEVRVAEVVAERNLNLSPPSTYATTTDVLVVPSSSSAPPPEVVVRPRARFAGKSNEEAAAILIQTVFRGYLAKRAIRAMRGLVRLKTLMEGSVVKRQAANTLKCMQTLSRVQSQIRARRIRMSEENQARQKQLLQKHAKELAGLKNGDNWDDSIQSKEKVEANLLSKYEATMRRERALAYAYTHQQNWKNNSKSGNPMFMDPSNPTWGWSWLERWMAGPGRPLEEPNNDNAASVKNLTQPNTPSSARGGTTPRNRNKNKYSFFSPPTPSRLNQSSRKSKEDDDAKSTISVLSERNRRHSIGGGSSLVRDDESMAGSQALPSYMVPTKSARARLKPQSPLSGTTTQENDGVADKASAKKRLSYTNSPALPKPRRFSAPPKVESVAVTNGGGS, translated from the exons ATGGGCAAGAAAGCAAAATGGTTTTCTAGCGTCAAGAAAGCATTTAGCCCAGATTCAAAG AAGTCGAAGCACAAATCACCGGAGAGCCCAAATGGTGTCATCTCTAACCTTCCCCCTCTAACGGAGAACGCCAGGCAATCTCCTCCTCCTCCTCCTCCTCTTGAGGTGAGAGTAGCCGAAGTGGTTGCTGAACGGAACCTGAATCTTTCCCCTCCTTCCACATATGCTACGACCACTGATGTTCTTGTAGTCCCATCTTCATCCTCCGCTCCTCCTCCTGAGGTGGTGGTTCGTCCTCGTGCTCGGTTTGCTGGAAAGTCAAACGAAGAAGCGGCTGCAATCTTGATCCAGACTGTATTCAGAGGCTATTTG GCAAAAAGAGCAATACGGGCAATGAGGGGTTTGGTGAGGCTTAAGACATTGATGGAAGGATCTGTTGTGAAACGTCAAGCTGCAAACACTTTAAAATGTATGCAGACTCTCTCCCGTGTACAGTCTCAAATCCGAGCTAGGAGAATCAGGATGTCAGAAGAGAATCAAGCTCGCCAGAAACAACTCCTTCAGAAGCATGCCAAAGAGCTTGCTGGCTTGAAG AACGGGGATAATTGGGATGATAGCATTCAATCAAAGGAGAAAGTTGAAGCGAATCTGCTGAGCAAGTACGAGGCAACGATGAGAAGAGAAAGGGCATTGGCTTATGCATACACTCATCAG CAAAACTGGAAGAACAATTCTAAATCTGGTAATCCGATGTTCATGGATCCGAGTAATCCGACATGGGGTTGGAGCTGGTTAGAGAGATGGATGGCTGGTCCTGGTCGGCCATTGGAAGAACCAAACAACGACAATGCCGCTTCAGTCAAGAACTTAACTCAACCAAACACACCATCATCCGCAAGAGGTGGCACTACTCCAAGAAACAGAAACAAAAACAAATACAGTTTCTTCTCTCCTCCAACTCCCTCAAGACTAAACCAATCCTCCAGAAAATCTAAAGAGGATGACGACGCCAAAAGCACGATCTCGGTTCTGTCCGAGAGGAACCGTAGACACAGCATCGGTGGTGGTTCATCACTGGTCAGAGATGACGAGAGTATGGCTGGATCACAGGCTCTACCGAGCTATATGGTTCCGACTAAATCAGCTAGAGCCAGGCTGAAGCCGCAGAGTCCGTTAAGTGGTACCACCACACAGGAGAACGATGGGGTTGCTGACAAGGCGTCGGCTAAGAAGCGCCTCTCTTATACGAATTCACCTGCGTTGCCTAAACCAAGGAGGTTCTCAGCTCCACCTAAGGTGGAGAGTGTCGCCGTGACCAATGGAGGAGGAAGCTGA
- the LOC106318840 gene encoding protein IQ-DOMAIN 1-like isoform X2 gives MGKKAKWFSSVKKAFSPDSKSKHKSPESPNGVISNLPPLTENARQSPPPPPPLEVRVAEVVAERNLNLSPPSTYATTTDVLVVPSSSSAPPPEVVVRPRARFAGKSNEEAAAILIQTVFRGYLAKRAIRAMRGLVRLKTLMEGSVVKRQAANTLKCMQTLSRVQSQIRARRIRMSEENQARQKQLLQKHAKELAGLKNGDNWDDSIQSKEKVEANLLSKYEATMRRERALAYAYTHQQNWKNNSKSGNPMFMDPSNPTWGWSWLERWMAGPGRPLEEPNNDNAASVKNLTQPNTPSSARGGTTPRNRNKNKYSFFSPPTPSRLNQSSRKSKEDDDAKSTISVLSERNRRHSIGGGSSLVRDDESMAGSQALPSYMVPTKSARARLKPQSPLSGTTTQENDGVADKASAKKRLSYTNSPALPKPRRFSAPPKVESVAVTNGGGS, from the exons ATGGGCAAGAAAGCAAAATGGTTTTCTAGCGTCAAGAAAGCATTTAGCCCAGATTCAAAG TCGAAGCACAAATCACCGGAGAGCCCAAATGGTGTCATCTCTAACCTTCCCCCTCTAACGGAGAACGCCAGGCAATCTCCTCCTCCTCCTCCTCCTCTTGAGGTGAGAGTAGCCGAAGTGGTTGCTGAACGGAACCTGAATCTTTCCCCTCCTTCCACATATGCTACGACCACTGATGTTCTTGTAGTCCCATCTTCATCCTCCGCTCCTCCTCCTGAGGTGGTGGTTCGTCCTCGTGCTCGGTTTGCTGGAAAGTCAAACGAAGAAGCGGCTGCAATCTTGATCCAGACTGTATTCAGAGGCTATTTG GCAAAAAGAGCAATACGGGCAATGAGGGGTTTGGTGAGGCTTAAGACATTGATGGAAGGATCTGTTGTGAAACGTCAAGCTGCAAACACTTTAAAATGTATGCAGACTCTCTCCCGTGTACAGTCTCAAATCCGAGCTAGGAGAATCAGGATGTCAGAAGAGAATCAAGCTCGCCAGAAACAACTCCTTCAGAAGCATGCCAAAGAGCTTGCTGGCTTGAAG AACGGGGATAATTGGGATGATAGCATTCAATCAAAGGAGAAAGTTGAAGCGAATCTGCTGAGCAAGTACGAGGCAACGATGAGAAGAGAAAGGGCATTGGCTTATGCATACACTCATCAG CAAAACTGGAAGAACAATTCTAAATCTGGTAATCCGATGTTCATGGATCCGAGTAATCCGACATGGGGTTGGAGCTGGTTAGAGAGATGGATGGCTGGTCCTGGTCGGCCATTGGAAGAACCAAACAACGACAATGCCGCTTCAGTCAAGAACTTAACTCAACCAAACACACCATCATCCGCAAGAGGTGGCACTACTCCAAGAAACAGAAACAAAAACAAATACAGTTTCTTCTCTCCTCCAACTCCCTCAAGACTAAACCAATCCTCCAGAAAATCTAAAGAGGATGACGACGCCAAAAGCACGATCTCGGTTCTGTCCGAGAGGAACCGTAGACACAGCATCGGTGGTGGTTCATCACTGGTCAGAGATGACGAGAGTATGGCTGGATCACAGGCTCTACCGAGCTATATGGTTCCGACTAAATCAGCTAGAGCCAGGCTGAAGCCGCAGAGTCCGTTAAGTGGTACCACCACACAGGAGAACGATGGGGTTGCTGACAAGGCGTCGGCTAAGAAGCGCCTCTCTTATACGAATTCACCTGCGTTGCCTAAACCAAGGAGGTTCTCAGCTCCACCTAAGGTGGAGAGTGTCGCCGTGACCAATGGAGGAGGAAGCTGA
- the LOC106318014 gene encoding mitochondrial import inner membrane translocase subunit TIM14-3-like isoform X3, translating into METPMVAGAAVAAAALAGRYGILAWQAFKARPPAARMRRFYEGGFQTAMTRREAALILGVRERVVAEKVKEAHRRVMVANHPDAGGSHYLASKINEAKDILLGKSNNSGSAF; encoded by the exons ATG GAAACGCCAATGGTTGCAGGTGCTGCTGTAGCGGCAGCTGCTTTAGCTGGTAGATATGGTATACTGGCTTGGCAAGCCTTCAAGGCCAGGCCACCCGCGGCTAGGATGCGCAGGTTTTATGAAG GTGGTTTTCAAACTGCAATGACACGGCGTGAAGCTGCTCTCATTCTTGGTGTTAG GGAGAGGGTTGTGGCGGAGAAGGTGAAAGAAGCTCACAGGAGAGTGATGGTTGCAAACCACCCTGACGCTGGTGGTAGTCACTATCTCGCTTCCAAGATCAATGAAGCCAAAGATATTTTGCTTGGCAAATCCAATAACTCCGGCTCTGCTTTTTGA
- the LOC106318014 gene encoding mitochondrial import inner membrane translocase subunit TIM14-3-like isoform X1, with amino-acid sequence METPMVAGAAVAAAALAGRYGILAWQAFKARPPAARMRRFYEGGFQTAMTRREAALILGVRERVVAEKVKEAHRRVMVANHPDAGGSHYLASKINEAKDILLGKSNNSGSAF; translated from the exons ATG GAAACGCCAATGGTTGCAGGTGCTGCTGTAGCGGCAGCTGCTTTAGCTGGTAGATATGGTATACTGGCTTGGCAAGCCTTCAAGGCCAGGCCACCCGCGGCTAGGATGCGCAGGTTTTATGAAGGTGGTTTTCAAACTGCAATGACACGGCGTGAAGCTGCTCTCATTCTTGGTGTTAG GGAGAGGGTTGTGGCGGAGAAGGTGAAAGAAGCTCACAGGAGAGTGATGGTTGCAAACCACCCTGACGCTGGTGGTAGTCACTATCTCGCTTCCAAGATCAATGAAGCCAAAGATATTTTGCTTGGCAAATCCAATAACTCCGGCTCTGCTTTTTGA
- the LOC106318014 gene encoding mitochondrial import inner membrane translocase subunit TIM14-3-like isoform X2: METPMVAGAAVAAAALAGRYGILAWQAFKARPPAARMRRFYEGGFQTAMTRREAALILGVRERVVAEKVKEAHRRVMVANHPDAGGSHYLASKINEAKDILLGKSNNSGSAF; the protein is encoded by the exons ATG GAAACGCCAATGGTTGCAGGTGCTGCTGTAGCGGCAGCTGCTTTAGCTGGTAGATATGGTATACTGGCTTGGCAAGCCTTCAAGGCCAGGCCACCCGCGGCTAGGATGCGCAG GTTTTATGAAGGTGGTTTTCAAACTGCAATGACACGGCGTGAAGCTGCTCTCATTCTTGGTGTTAG GGAGAGGGTTGTGGCGGAGAAGGTGAAAGAAGCTCACAGGAGAGTGATGGTTGCAAACCACCCTGACGCTGGTGGTAGTCACTATCTCGCTTCCAAGATCAATGAAGCCAAAGATATTTTGCTTGGCAAATCCAATAACTCCGGCTCTGCTTTTTGA